In Streptomyces sp. RFCAC02, the following proteins share a genomic window:
- the ruvC gene encoding crossover junction endodeoxyribonuclease RuvC encodes MRVLGVDPGLTRCGVGVVDGLPGRRLRMAGVGVVRTPAELDAARRLVLVEEGIEQWLDTHRPEVVAVERVFSQHNVRTVMGTAQASAVAMLCAARRGLPVALHTPSEVKAAVTGSGRADKAQVGAMVTRLLRLDAPPKPADAADALALAICHIWRAPAVSRLQQAHAAARRGAPATAPKGILPS; translated from the coding sequence GTGCGGGTACTGGGCGTGGACCCCGGGCTGACACGCTGCGGCGTGGGCGTGGTCGACGGCCTTCCGGGCCGCCGGCTGCGCATGGCCGGAGTCGGGGTGGTCCGCACCCCCGCCGAACTGGACGCGGCCCGGCGGCTCGTGCTGGTCGAGGAGGGCATCGAGCAGTGGCTCGACACCCACCGGCCCGAGGTCGTCGCCGTGGAGCGCGTCTTCAGCCAGCACAACGTCCGCACCGTCATGGGCACGGCCCAGGCCAGCGCCGTCGCCATGCTGTGCGCCGCCCGGCGCGGCCTGCCCGTCGCCCTGCACACGCCGAGCGAGGTCAAGGCCGCCGTCACCGGTTCAGGCCGCGCCGACAAGGCCCAGGTCGGCGCCATGGTCACCCGCCTCCTGCGGCTGGACGCGCCCCCGAAGCCGGCGGACGCGGCCGACGCCCTGGCCCTCGCCATCTGCCACATCTGGCGCGCCCCGGCCGTCTCCCGCCTCCAGCAGGCCCACGCCGCCGCGCGCCGCGGCGCCCCCGCCACCGCACCGAAGGGCATCCTCCCGTCATGA
- the ruvA gene encoding Holliday junction branch migration protein RuvA: MIAFVQGPVAALAPDTAVVEVGGIGIAVQCTPATLAGLRAGEPARLATSLVVREDSLTLYGFADEDERQVFELLQTASGVGPRLAQAMLAVHSPDALRRAVAAGDEKALTAVPGIGKKGAQKLLLDLKDRLGPPTGAARPAAPAASAPPPWNEALLDALTGLGYAQREAERAVTAVTPRAEEAAAQGGEPSVPALLRAALQSLNRAR; the protein is encoded by the coding sequence ATGATCGCCTTCGTCCAGGGACCGGTCGCCGCCCTCGCCCCCGACACGGCCGTCGTCGAGGTCGGCGGGATCGGCATCGCCGTCCAGTGCACCCCGGCCACGCTCGCCGGCCTCCGCGCGGGGGAGCCCGCCCGGCTCGCCACCTCCCTCGTCGTCCGCGAGGACTCCCTCACCCTCTACGGCTTCGCCGACGAGGACGAGCGCCAGGTGTTCGAGCTGCTGCAGACCGCGAGCGGCGTCGGCCCCCGCCTCGCCCAGGCCATGCTGGCCGTCCACAGCCCCGACGCGCTGCGCCGCGCCGTCGCCGCCGGCGACGAGAAGGCCCTCACCGCCGTCCCCGGCATCGGCAAGAAGGGCGCGCAGAAACTCCTCCTCGACCTGAAGGACCGGCTCGGCCCGCCGACCGGCGCCGCCCGCCCGGCCGCGCCGGCGGCCAGCGCCCCGCCCCCGTGGAACGAGGCACTCCTCGACGCCCTCACGGGTCTCGGGTACGCCCAGCGGGAGGCCGAGCGCGCCGTCACGGCCGTCACCCCCCGGGCGGAGGAGGCGGCCGCACAGGGCGGCGAGCCGTCCGTCCCCGCCCTGCTGCGCGCGGCCCTCCAGAGCCTGAACCGCGCCCGCTGA
- the pdxT gene encoding pyridoxal 5'-phosphate synthase glutaminase subunit PdxT encodes MTEPATTPTAAGEPARPVIGVLALQGDVREHLAALAAAGAAARPVRRPDELAAVDGLVIPGGESTTMSKLAAVFGLMDPLRERVRAGLPVYGSCAGMIMLADKILDPRSGQETVGGIDMIVRRNAFGRQNESFEAAVEVAGVPGGPVDGVFIRAPWVESTGAAAEVLASVDGHPVAVRQGSLLATAFHPELTGDHRVHALFVAMVRAAAPRTDGA; translated from the coding sequence GTGACCGAACCCGCCACCACCCCCACCGCCGCCGGCGAGCCGGCACGGCCGGTGATCGGAGTCCTCGCCCTGCAGGGCGACGTCCGGGAGCACCTGGCCGCGCTGGCCGCCGCCGGCGCGGCCGCCCGGCCCGTCCGCAGGCCCGATGAACTGGCCGCCGTCGACGGCCTGGTCATCCCGGGCGGCGAGTCGACCACCATGTCCAAGCTCGCCGCCGTCTTCGGGCTCATGGACCCGCTGCGCGAGCGGGTCCGCGCCGGCCTGCCCGTCTACGGCTCCTGCGCCGGCATGATCATGCTGGCCGACAAGATCCTCGACCCGCGCTCGGGCCAGGAGACCGTCGGCGGCATCGACATGATCGTCCGGCGCAACGCCTTCGGCCGCCAGAACGAGTCGTTCGAGGCCGCCGTGGAGGTCGCCGGCGTCCCCGGCGGCCCCGTCGACGGCGTCTTCATCCGTGCCCCCTGGGTGGAGTCCACCGGCGCTGCGGCCGAGGTCCTGGCCTCCGTCGACGGCCACCCCGTTGCCGTGCGGCAGGGCTCCCTGCTCGCCACCGCGTTCCATCCCGAACTGACCGGGGACCACCGCGTCCACGCGCTGTTCGTGGCGATGGTGCGTGCGGCGGCGCCGCGCACGGACGGTGCGTGA
- the pdxS gene encoding pyridoxal 5'-phosphate synthase lyase subunit PdxS produces the protein MSTSPSTPQTPETGTARVKRGMAEQLKGGVIMDVVTPEQARIAEDAGAVAVMALERVPADIRKDGGVARMSDPDMIDGIIEAVSIPVMAKSRIGHLVEAQVLQALGVDYIDESEVLTPADEVNHTDKWSFTTPFVCGATNLGEALRRIAEGAAMIRSKGEAGTGNVVEAVRHMRQIRGDIGRLRSLDNHELYAAAKELRAPYELVREVAELGKLPVVLFSAGGVATPADAALMRQLGAEGVFVGSGIFKSGDPAKRASAIVKATTFYDDPKVVADVSRGLGEAMVGINIDVLPEGERYASRGW, from the coding sequence GTGAGCACGTCCCCCAGCACCCCGCAGACCCCCGAGACCGGTACCGCCCGCGTCAAGCGCGGCATGGCCGAGCAGCTCAAGGGCGGTGTGATCATGGACGTCGTCACCCCCGAGCAGGCGAGGATCGCCGAGGACGCCGGCGCCGTGGCCGTCATGGCCCTGGAGCGCGTCCCCGCCGACATCCGCAAGGACGGCGGCGTCGCCCGCATGTCCGACCCGGACATGATCGACGGCATCATCGAGGCCGTCTCCATCCCGGTGATGGCCAAGTCCCGCATCGGCCACCTCGTGGAGGCCCAGGTCCTCCAGGCCCTCGGCGTCGACTACATCGACGAGTCCGAGGTCCTCACCCCCGCCGACGAGGTCAACCACACCGACAAGTGGTCCTTCACGACCCCCTTCGTCTGCGGCGCGACCAACCTCGGCGAGGCCCTGCGCCGCATCGCCGAGGGCGCGGCGATGATCCGCTCCAAGGGCGAGGCCGGCACCGGCAACGTCGTCGAGGCCGTGCGCCACATGCGGCAGATCCGCGGTGACATCGGCCGGCTGCGGAGCCTCGACAACCACGAGCTGTACGCCGCGGCCAAGGAGCTGCGCGCCCCCTACGAGCTGGTCCGCGAGGTCGCCGAGCTGGGCAAGCTGCCCGTCGTGCTGTTCTCCGCCGGCGGCGTCGCCACGCCCGCCGACGCCGCGCTGATGCGCCAGCTCGGCGCCGAGGGCGTCTTCGTCGGCTCCGGCATCTTCAAGTCCGGCGACCCGGCCAAGCGCGCCTCCGCGATCGTCAAGGCGACCACCTTCTACGACGACCCGAAGGTCGTCGCGGACGTCTCGCGCGGCCTCGGCGAGGCCATGGTCGGCATCAACATCGATGTCCTCCCCGAGGGCGAGCGGTACGCGTCCCGCGGCTGGTGA
- a CDS encoding YebC/PmpR family DNA-binding transcriptional regulator, with product MSGHSKWATTKHKKAVIDAKRGKLFAKLIKNIEVAARTGGGDPDGNPTLFDAIQKAKKSSVPNTNIDRAVKRGAGLEAGGADYQSVTYEGYGPNGVAVLIECLTDNRNRAASDVRVAMTRNGGSMADPGSVSYLFNRKGVVIVPKAGLSEDDVLGAVLDAGAEEVNDLGETFEVVSEAGDLVAVRTALQDAGIDYDSAEAGFLPTMQVELDEDGARKIFRLIDALEDSDDVQNVFANFDVSDEVMAKVEA from the coding sequence GTGTCCGGCCACTCCAAGTGGGCAACCACCAAGCACAAGAAGGCCGTGATCGATGCCAAGCGCGGCAAGCTGTTCGCGAAGCTGATCAAGAACATCGAGGTCGCCGCCCGCACCGGCGGCGGAGACCCGGACGGCAACCCCACGCTCTTCGACGCCATCCAGAAGGCCAAGAAGAGCTCCGTCCCCAACACGAACATCGACCGCGCCGTCAAGCGCGGTGCCGGTCTCGAGGCGGGCGGCGCCGACTACCAGTCGGTCACCTACGAGGGCTACGGCCCCAACGGCGTCGCCGTCCTGATCGAGTGCCTCACGGACAACCGCAACCGCGCCGCCTCCGACGTCCGCGTCGCCATGACCCGCAACGGCGGCTCCATGGCCGACCCCGGCTCCGTCTCCTACCTCTTCAACCGCAAGGGCGTCGTCATCGTCCCGAAGGCCGGCCTGAGCGAGGACGACGTCCTCGGCGCCGTCCTCGACGCGGGCGCCGAGGAGGTCAACGACCTCGGTGAGACGTTCGAGGTCGTCAGCGAGGCGGGCGACCTCGTCGCCGTGCGCACCGCGCTCCAGGACGCCGGCATCGACTACGACTCGGCCGAGGCCGGCTTCCTGCCCACCATGCAGGTCGAGCTGGACGAGGACGGCGCCCGCAAGATCTTCCGCCTCATCGACGCGCTGGAGGACAGCGACGACGTGCAGAACGTCTTCGCCAACTTCGACGTGAGCGACGAGGTCATGGCCAAGGTCGAGGCCTGA